One genomic window of Brevundimonas vesicularis includes the following:
- a CDS encoding cell wall hydrolase: MTRLPWKTMWKALRRSAAALPAAGAVLGVAMAAGSSVRPDMDRTAEAVSRITGGDLGAGGLAAIKGRLTPSQLALAMRHDPNLLQPVLYGLTPGWESLTLAGKPGLEPGKSGLEAQRLNAAMAPASGALRPALPFVFKGSAQDRRRALRCLTQAVYYEAALEPENGQAGVAQVVLNRVRDPNYANTVCGVVFEGAERVTGCQFSFTCDGSLGQAPVGWAWDRARKVAERALDGAVAQEVGTATHYHADYVHPWWAPTVAKVTQIGAHIFYRWKGVYGETAAFRKTYSGREPAIDEARFSRPRMTIAAGAATGGADPDAVVTDAPLRTVEVDGRQRVVGVISLGGRRLPTRDEVAAINARLSAVDPSSTTPKPAAPKVEGVPSMDVEEVGRPAT; encoded by the coding sequence ATGACCCGCTTGCCCTGGAAGACGATGTGGAAGGCGCTTCGGCGTTCGGCGGCGGCCTTGCCCGCAGCCGGCGCGGTGCTGGGCGTCGCCATGGCGGCGGGGTCCAGCGTCCGCCCCGATATGGATCGCACGGCCGAGGCGGTCTCGCGCATCACCGGGGGCGACCTGGGCGCGGGCGGTCTGGCGGCGATCAAGGGGCGTCTGACGCCCTCGCAGTTGGCCTTGGCGATGCGGCACGATCCGAACCTGCTGCAACCGGTCCTCTATGGGCTGACGCCGGGCTGGGAAAGCCTGACCTTGGCCGGCAAGCCGGGACTGGAACCGGGCAAGAGCGGGCTGGAGGCCCAACGTCTGAATGCGGCCATGGCCCCGGCGTCCGGCGCGCTGCGTCCCGCCTTGCCGTTCGTGTTCAAGGGCAGCGCTCAGGATCGTCGCCGCGCCCTGCGCTGCCTGACACAGGCAGTCTATTACGAGGCGGCGCTGGAACCCGAAAACGGCCAGGCCGGTGTCGCTCAGGTCGTGCTGAACCGGGTTCGCGATCCCAACTACGCCAACACCGTCTGCGGCGTGGTGTTCGAGGGCGCCGAGCGCGTCACAGGCTGTCAGTTCAGCTTCACCTGCGACGGTTCGCTGGGCCAGGCGCCGGTGGGTTGGGCGTGGGACCGGGCGCGTAAGGTCGCTGAGCGCGCGCTGGACGGCGCCGTGGCTCAGGAGGTCGGCACCGCAACCCACTATCACGCCGACTATGTGCATCCCTGGTGGGCGCCGACGGTGGCCAAGGTGACGCAGATCGGCGCGCACATCTTCTATCGCTGGAAGGGCGTCTATGGCGAAACGGCCGCCTTCCGCAAAACCTATAGCGGGCGCGAGCCGGCGATCGACGAGGCGCGCTTCTCGCGGCCGCGTATGACGATCGCCGCCGGCGCCGCAACCGGCGGCGCCGATCCCGATGCGGTCGTCACGGACGCGCCCCTGCGCACCGTCGAGGTCGACGGGCGCCAACGCGTCGTCGGCGTGATCAGTCTGGGCGGGCGGCGACTGCCGACGCGTGACGAGGTGGCGGCGATCAACGCCCGGCTTTCCGCCGTCGACCCATCATCGACGACGCCCAAGCCTGCGGCTCCGAAAGTCGAAGGCGTCCCCTCGATGGACGTCGAAGAAGTCGGCCGACCGGCGACCTGA
- a CDS encoding PAS domain S-box protein, which translates to MDRWLVGLARLPTASFTHRLLVGAGFALLGLALRALASPLYGGLTGFTILLPAVTLAALAGGWTGALTALVICTGGGWAIVGVTATGHDGILEAVGGTATWNFLLVGLFIAAIGASLRGAISRLSESETRFRQLADTAPSPIWLMDAQGEFEFVNEALFDLHGMSLEALKQGGWRSAVHPKDLEQVKAAENAGAAGRQPFEMEARVRDRDGVWRWMRAIARPRFDGQGAFMGYAGISFDVTETHEALQSAAQAERRQAFLLDLSDRLRDLTDPDDIMAEVESGLGALLKVDRVGYGEVDQTAGVVSMSRDWTAGVSSAQGQFDLNAFGEGLIADLNQGRTIQIDDVREDARTTASAKAFEDIQTRALIRAPLIRAGRLRAFLYLHSAAPRAWTEAEVSLVEEVAARTWAEVERARAENETRESEQRFRAIADTAPVLIWVTNQDRTRAFVNRAYVDFYGSDYETVLNLDWRAALHPEDQNRILTESVAGEATCEPFSMEARYRRHDGEWRWLKSFSRPRLAGQDIVGFVGVAFDVTDMRVAQAKLEESENRFRTVADSAPALIWMSDDAAQMMFANRRYRTFFGVEADSHLPDSWRRLIHPDDEGVFAAAFMRAFEARDRFEALTRINHPTLGPRWLRTEGVPRFDASGVFQGYVGACLDVTDAKKAEDDLKRINELLEERVDAALIEKAQAEAQLVHAQRMEAVGRLTGGVAHDFNNLLTVVIGALDIILRSDDAAKRRKLGEAALAAARRGESLTHQLLAFSRRQALRPEPIDLNALIRESEPLLRRAVGEAVDFKVKLKRGGARANVDPAQFEAALLNLIVNARDALGDVTGAKGRQARITVQTRACTVEAGQIAELAAGDYVCVSVADNGEGMSPDIRDRVFEPFFTTKGVGKGTGLGLSQVYGFARQSGGGVQIISEPGRGAEICIFLPPLSAEDAAMTSNLVAADGAPLVEGGRMLLVEDDAGVAAIALEILEGFGLEVDWAETGDDALKFLQADDFDLMLTDVVMPGGMSGIDLAREAAARWPDLRIALTSGYVGEDVDAVLADTVWPLLRKPYSSDQLRALLERLSAATTN; encoded by the coding sequence ATGGATCGCTGGCTGGTCGGCCTGGCGCGCCTGCCGACGGCCTCGTTCACTCACCGTCTGCTCGTCGGCGCGGGATTTGCGCTGCTGGGTCTGGCGTTGAGGGCGCTCGCGTCACCCCTCTATGGGGGCCTGACAGGCTTCACCATTCTGCTCCCGGCCGTCACGCTTGCGGCGCTGGCGGGCGGCTGGACCGGGGCCCTGACGGCGCTTGTCATCTGCACAGGCGGCGGCTGGGCGATCGTCGGCGTCACTGCGACTGGCCATGACGGTATTCTAGAGGCCGTCGGCGGCACAGCGACCTGGAACTTCCTGCTGGTCGGCCTGTTCATCGCCGCCATCGGCGCCTCGTTGCGAGGCGCCATCTCGCGACTGAGTGAAAGCGAAACCCGCTTTCGACAGCTGGCGGACACGGCCCCTTCGCCGATCTGGCTGATGGACGCCCAGGGCGAGTTCGAGTTCGTCAATGAAGCGCTGTTCGACCTGCATGGCATGAGCTTGGAGGCGCTCAAACAGGGCGGCTGGCGGTCGGCCGTCCACCCAAAAGATCTGGAGCAGGTGAAGGCTGCTGAAAACGCGGGCGCGGCCGGACGCCAGCCTTTTGAGATGGAAGCGAGGGTTCGGGATCGCGACGGTGTTTGGCGCTGGATGCGGGCCATCGCGCGGCCCCGCTTCGACGGCCAAGGCGCTTTCATGGGCTATGCCGGCATCTCTTTCGATGTGACCGAGACGCACGAGGCTCTGCAAAGCGCGGCGCAGGCCGAACGCAGACAAGCCTTCCTGCTGGATCTCAGTGATCGCCTGCGCGACCTGACCGATCCTGACGATATCATGGCCGAGGTCGAGAGCGGGCTGGGCGCGCTGTTAAAGGTCGACCGGGTGGGTTACGGCGAGGTCGACCAGACGGCCGGCGTCGTTTCCATGAGCCGCGACTGGACAGCAGGGGTAAGCAGCGCTCAGGGCCAGTTCGATCTCAACGCCTTTGGCGAAGGGCTGATCGCGGATCTGAACCAAGGCCGCACGATCCAGATCGACGACGTGAGGGAGGACGCACGCACGACGGCGTCCGCCAAGGCGTTCGAGGACATCCAGACCCGCGCCCTGATCCGCGCGCCGCTGATCCGGGCCGGACGTCTGCGCGCCTTCCTCTATCTCCACTCCGCCGCCCCGCGCGCCTGGACCGAGGCTGAGGTCAGTCTGGTTGAAGAGGTGGCCGCGCGGACCTGGGCCGAGGTCGAACGCGCGCGCGCCGAAAACGAGACCCGTGAAAGCGAGCAGCGGTTCCGCGCCATCGCCGACACCGCACCGGTGCTAATCTGGGTCACCAACCAGGATCGCACGCGCGCCTTCGTCAATCGGGCGTATGTGGACTTTTACGGGTCTGACTATGAGACCGTCCTCAACCTGGATTGGCGCGCCGCGCTCCATCCCGAGGATCAGAACCGCATTCTGACGGAATCGGTCGCTGGAGAAGCGACCTGCGAGCCCTTCTCGATGGAGGCGCGTTACCGCCGCCATGACGGCGAGTGGCGCTGGCTCAAGTCGTTCTCTCGTCCGCGGCTCGCGGGACAGGACATTGTCGGCTTCGTCGGCGTGGCCTTCGACGTCACGGACATGCGCGTCGCGCAAGCCAAGCTGGAAGAATCCGAGAACCGCTTCCGCACCGTCGCCGACAGCGCGCCGGCGTTGATCTGGATGAGCGACGACGCCGCCCAGATGATGTTCGCCAACAGGCGCTACCGCACCTTCTTCGGCGTCGAGGCCGACTCGCATCTGCCCGACAGTTGGAGGCGACTGATCCACCCGGACGATGAAGGCGTCTTCGCCGCGGCCTTCATGCGCGCCTTCGAGGCGCGGGACCGGTTCGAGGCCCTGACCAGGATCAATCATCCGACACTCGGCCCGCGCTGGCTGCGAACCGAAGGCGTGCCGCGCTTCGACGCCTCCGGCGTGTTCCAGGGCTATGTCGGCGCCTGTCTGGACGTCACCGACGCCAAGAAGGCCGAGGACGATCTGAAACGGATCAACGAGCTTCTTGAAGAACGGGTCGATGCGGCCCTGATCGAAAAGGCTCAGGCCGAGGCCCAACTGGTCCACGCCCAAAGGATGGAGGCGGTGGGTCGGCTGACCGGGGGCGTGGCGCACGACTTCAACAATCTGCTGACCGTCGTGATCGGCGCCCTGGACATCATCCTGCGCAGCGACGATGCGGCCAAGCGCAGGAAGTTGGGCGAGGCGGCGCTGGCCGCGGCGCGACGGGGCGAGAGCCTGACGCATCAGTTACTGGCCTTCTCGCGTCGTCAGGCGCTGCGCCCCGAACCGATCGACCTGAACGCCCTGATCCGTGAGAGCGAACCGCTGCTGCGCCGGGCCGTCGGCGAGGCGGTGGACTTCAAGGTCAAGCTGAAGCGCGGCGGCGCGCGGGCCAATGTCGATCCGGCCCAGTTCGAGGCCGCGCTGCTGAACCTGATCGTCAACGCCCGCGACGCCTTGGGCGACGTCACCGGCGCCAAGGGCCGCCAGGCCCGCATCACCGTGCAGACGCGGGCCTGCACCGTCGAGGCGGGACAAATCGCCGAGCTGGCGGCCGGCGACTATGTCTGCGTCAGCGTCGCCGATAATGGTGAAGGCATGTCGCCGGACATCCGCGACCGGGTGTTCGAACCCTTCTTCACCACCAAAGGCGTCGGCAAGGGGACGGGCCTGGGGCTGAGCCAGGTCTATGGGTTCGCGCGCCAATCGGGCGGCGGCGTCCAGATCATCTCCGAGCCGGGACGCGGGGCCGAGATCTGCATCTTCCTGCCGCCCCTGTCGGCGGAAGACGCCGCGATGACGTCGAACCTGGTCGCCGCCGATGGCGCCCCCTTGGTCGAGGGCGGGCGGATGTTGCTGGTGGAGGACGACGCCGGCGTCGCCGCCATCGCGCTCGAAATCCTGGAAGGTTTCGGGCTGGAGGTCGACTGGGCCGAGACGGGCGACGATGCGCTGAAGTTCCTTCAGGCCGACGACTTCGATCTGATGCTGACCGACGTGGTGATGCCCGGCGGCATGAGCGGCATCGATTTGGCGCGCGAGGCGGCGGCGCGCTGGCCGGATCTGCGGATCGCCCTGACCTCGGGCTACGTCGGCGAGGACGTGGATGCGGTGCTGGCCGACACGGTCTGGCCGCTGCTGCGTAAACCCTATTCGTCGGACCAGTTGCGCGCCCTGCTGGAACGCCTCAGCGCCGCGACGACGAACTAA
- a CDS encoding aldo/keto reductase — MTTLTKRKLGSSGVDIAPLVFGGNVFGWTADEATSFALLDAFVEAGFDAIDTADAYSRWVPGHSGGESETIIGKWLKARGRRDHVKILTKVGSDMGQGHNDLSPAWIETAVEASLRRLQTDYIDLYQTHWPDPKTPQEETLRALDKLVQAGKVRAIGTSNHSAEQVSEALDISQREGLAAYATIQPHYNLYSRDTFEGGLQDLAVERGLCVITYFSLESGFLTGKYKTVDQIAGTKREGMLKDKFDERGVRILAVLDAVAQKNEATSAQVALAWLLAQPGVTAPIVSATSTEQLADTLKAATLMLSDEDVAELMEASAY, encoded by the coding sequence ATGACGACCCTCACCAAACGCAAGCTCGGCTCCAGCGGCGTGGACATCGCCCCTCTGGTGTTCGGCGGCAATGTCTTCGGCTGGACGGCGGACGAGGCGACGTCATTCGCCCTGCTGGACGCCTTCGTCGAGGCCGGCTTTGACGCCATCGACACCGCCGACGCCTATTCGCGCTGGGTTCCGGGCCACTCCGGCGGGGAGAGCGAGACGATCATCGGAAAGTGGCTGAAGGCGCGCGGCCGGCGCGACCACGTCAAGATTCTGACCAAGGTCGGATCGGACATGGGGCAGGGCCACAACGACCTGTCGCCGGCCTGGATCGAGACGGCGGTCGAGGCGTCGCTGCGCCGGCTCCAGACCGACTATATCGACCTGTACCAGACCCACTGGCCCGACCCGAAGACGCCGCAGGAGGAGACGCTGCGCGCGCTGGACAAGCTGGTGCAAGCCGGCAAGGTGCGCGCCATCGGCACGTCCAATCATTCGGCCGAACAGGTGTCCGAAGCTCTGGACATCTCGCAGCGCGAGGGTCTGGCCGCCTATGCGACGATCCAGCCGCACTACAACCTGTACAGCCGCGACACCTTCGAGGGCGGGTTGCAGGACCTGGCCGTCGAGAGGGGCTTATGCGTCATCACCTATTTCAGCCTGGAGAGCGGCTTCCTGACCGGCAAATACAAGACCGTCGATCAGATCGCCGGGACCAAGCGCGAGGGCATGCTGAAGGACAAGTTCGACGAGCGCGGCGTGCGCATCCTGGCGGTGCTGGACGCCGTGGCGCAGAAGAATGAGGCCACCTCCGCCCAGGTCGCCCTGGCCTGGCTGCTGGCCCAACCCGGCGTGACGGCCCCCATCGTCAGCGCGACCTCGACCGAGCAACTGGCCGACACGCTGAAGGCGGCGACCCTGATGCTGTCGGACGAGGACGTGGCGGAACTGATGGAGGCGAGCGCCTACTGA
- a CDS encoding response regulator, whose translation MTARILIIEDEALVAMELRFVLEDLGHEVLGVAATAKAARDLVRENEVDLALVDIHLSDGPTGINLGRELGQDMGVSVLFMTANPGMVKEGVAGTIGVLSKPTDEHAVQTAVDYALRRRQGQPVDYAPPGLQLFG comes from the coding sequence ATGACCGCGCGTATCCTCATCATCGAAGACGAAGCCCTCGTTGCGATGGAGCTTCGATTCGTGCTGGAAGATCTGGGGCATGAAGTCCTGGGCGTCGCCGCGACCGCAAAGGCCGCGCGCGATCTGGTGCGCGAAAACGAAGTGGATTTGGCCCTGGTCGATATCCACCTGTCCGATGGTCCCACGGGGATCAACTTGGGTCGTGAACTGGGTCAGGACATGGGCGTCTCCGTCCTGTTCATGACGGCCAATCCCGGCATGGTGAAGGAAGGCGTCGCCGGAACGATCGGTGTCCTGTCCAAGCCGACGGATGAACATGCCGTGCAGACCGCCGTGGATTACGCCCTGCGCCGTCGCCAGGGCCAGCCGGTCGACTACGCACCGCCGGGCCTTCAACTCTTCGGGTAA
- the trxB gene encoding thioredoxin-disulfide reductase, with protein MTQARTVRVAIIGSGPAGWTAAIYAARASLNPVVIAGIQPGGQLTITTDVENYPGFADTIQGPWLMEQMQAQALHVGTEVIHDIVVSADLSQRPFRLTLDSGQELLAETVIISTGAQAKWLGLESEAAYQGFGVSACATCDGFFYRGKEVVVVGGGNTAVEEALFLTNFASKVTVVHRRDEFRAEKILQDRLFAHPNVEVIWNSAIEEIVGVVDGMAKNVTGVRLKNVQDGSTREIPADGVFIAIGHAPSSELFKGQLETNAGGYLRVKPGTASTEIEGVWAAGDVTDDVYRQAVTAAGMGCMAALEVSRFLAEEDHAKAHNPISHAEAEKIGVW; from the coding sequence ATGACCCAAGCTCGTACCGTTCGCGTCGCCATCATCGGCTCCGGCCCCGCCGGCTGGACCGCCGCCATCTACGCCGCCCGCGCCTCGCTGAACCCCGTCGTCATCGCCGGCATCCAGCCCGGCGGCCAGCTGACCATCACCACCGACGTCGAGAACTATCCCGGCTTCGCCGACACCATCCAGGGCCCCTGGCTGATGGAGCAGATGCAGGCCCAGGCCCTGCATGTCGGGACCGAGGTCATCCACGACATCGTGGTCTCCGCCGACCTGTCGCAACGCCCGTTCCGCCTGACGCTGGACAGCGGCCAGGAACTGCTGGCCGAGACGGTCATCATCTCCACCGGCGCCCAGGCCAAATGGCTCGGGCTTGAGAGCGAGGCCGCGTATCAGGGCTTCGGCGTCTCGGCCTGCGCGACCTGCGACGGCTTCTTCTATCGCGGCAAGGAGGTCGTGGTCGTGGGCGGCGGCAACACCGCCGTCGAAGAAGCGCTGTTCCTGACCAACTTCGCCTCCAAGGTCACGGTCGTTCACCGTCGCGACGAGTTCCGCGCCGAGAAGATCCTCCAGGACCGGCTGTTCGCCCACCCCAATGTCGAGGTGATCTGGAACTCGGCGATCGAGGAGATCGTCGGCGTCGTGGACGGCATGGCCAAGAACGTCACCGGCGTCCGGCTCAAGAACGTCCAGGACGGCTCGACCCGGGAAATCCCCGCCGACGGCGTCTTCATCGCCATCGGCCACGCCCCGTCGTCGGAACTGTTCAAGGGCCAGCTGGAAACCAACGCCGGCGGCTATCTGCGGGTCAAGCCCGGCACCGCCTCGACCGAAATCGAAGGCGTCTGGGCCGCCGGCGACGTGACCGACGACGTCTATCGCCAGGCCGTCACCGCCGCCGGCATGGGCTGCATGGCCGCCCTGGAAGTCAGCCGCTTCCTCGCCGAGGAGGACCACGCCAAGGCCCACAACCCCATCAGCCACGCCGAGGCGGAGAAGATCGGGGTCTGGTAG
- a CDS encoding glutathione S-transferase family protein → MIKVHHLNDSRSQRVLWLLEELGLDYEVVRYERNPGNRLAPPELLAIHPLGKSPVIEDGAVKVAETGAIVEYLLDTYGQGRLRPAAGTEDGRRFTYWLHYAEGSAMPPLLLKLVFSMLPRRAPALLKPIVNGIANKTLDTFVDPQLRNHVGFWEDELGRSEWFAGDQFTAADIMMSFPVEAGADRAFNAETKPRLKAFLNRIHARPAYQRALERGGPYSYA, encoded by the coding sequence ATGATCAAAGTCCACCATCTGAACGACAGCCGCTCGCAACGCGTCCTTTGGCTGCTCGAAGAGCTGGGCCTGGACTACGAAGTCGTGCGCTACGAACGAAACCCCGGAAACCGGCTGGCGCCCCCCGAACTGCTGGCGATCCACCCGCTGGGCAAGTCGCCGGTCATCGAGGACGGCGCGGTCAAGGTCGCAGAGACCGGGGCCATCGTCGAATACTTGCTCGACACCTACGGCCAAGGTCGCCTGCGTCCGGCGGCGGGAACCGAGGACGGCCGTCGCTTCACCTATTGGCTGCACTATGCCGAAGGGTCAGCCATGCCGCCCTTGTTGCTGAAGCTGGTCTTCAGCATGTTGCCGCGCCGCGCGCCCGCTCTGCTGAAGCCCATCGTCAACGGCATCGCCAACAAGACGCTAGACACCTTCGTCGATCCTCAGCTGCGCAATCATGTCGGCTTCTGGGAGGACGAACTGGGCCGCTCGGAATGGTTCGCGGGCGACCAATTCACCGCCGCCGACATCATGATGAGCTTTCCGGTCGAAGCGGGCGCCGACCGCGCCTTCAATGCCGAGACCAAGCCTCGCCTGAAGGCCTTCTTGAACCGCATCCATGCGCGGCCTGCCTATCAACGCGCGCTCGAACGCGGCGGTCCCTACAGCTACGCGTGA
- the greA gene encoding transcription elongation factor GreA: protein MEKVPMTGEGYRALDDQLKQLKSVERPSVIAAISEAREHGDLSENAEYHAAKERQGWIEGQIAEIEDKISRAQVIDVSKLSGSQVKFGATVTVVDEDTEEEATYQIVGEHEADVKKGKISIASPIARAMISKEVGDVVEVNTPGGVKAYEILKVEWK from the coding sequence ATGGAAAAAGTGCCGATGACGGGCGAGGGCTACCGTGCCCTCGACGATCAACTGAAGCAATTGAAGTCGGTCGAAAGGCCGAGCGTGATCGCCGCCATTTCCGAGGCGCGTGAGCACGGCGACCTGTCCGAAAACGCTGAATACCATGCCGCCAAGGAGCGTCAGGGCTGGATCGAAGGCCAGATCGCCGAGATCGAGGACAAGATCAGCCGCGCCCAGGTCATCGACGTGTCCAAACTGTCGGGCAGCCAGGTCAAGTTCGGCGCCACGGTCACCGTGGTGGACGAGGACACCGAGGAAGAGGCTACCTACCAGATCGTCGGCGAACACGAAGCCGATGTGAAGAAGGGCAAGATCTCGATCGCCTCGCCGATCGCGCGCGCCATGATTTCCAAGGAAGTCGGCGACGTCGTGGAGGTCAACACCCCTGGCGGCGTGAAGGCCTACGAGATCCTCAAGGTCGAGTGGAAGTAA
- a CDS encoding mitochondrial fission ELM1 family protein: protein MTRPLSIWVVSDGRAGIQNQALGLAEAVQRLTPAEITIKHIRWRPIFDRLPSALKTPAMLASAPLTAPWPDLWIATGRATLPLSTRIKAWSGGKTFVVQTQDPRWANDRYDLIVAPAHDGLSGDNVFEVTGSPHRITPQRIAEAAPAFADRIAPLPHPRIAVLIGGKSKAFDLTEAHAADLADQIAHAVRAYGGALMLTFSRRTPDAAKAVMTARLSDLPDWIWDGTGDNPLFGFLHFADHILVTEDSANMAAEAASTGKPVHVLPMIPLKAGDKFARLHDDLQSRGATRPFDGALDGWTYDPLAETDRAARAVLEAMRTR from the coding sequence ATGACGCGCCCCCTCTCCATCTGGGTCGTCTCCGACGGCCGCGCGGGCATACAGAATCAGGCGTTGGGTCTCGCCGAGGCCGTTCAGCGCCTGACCCCGGCCGAGATCACGATAAAACATATCCGCTGGCGGCCGATCTTCGACCGCCTGCCGTCGGCGTTGAAGACCCCGGCCATGCTGGCGTCCGCACCCCTGACCGCCCCCTGGCCCGATCTATGGATCGCCACGGGTCGCGCGACCCTGCCGCTGTCGACCCGCATCAAGGCCTGGAGCGGCGGAAAGACCTTCGTCGTTCAGACCCAGGATCCCCGCTGGGCGAACGACCGCTACGACCTGATCGTCGCCCCCGCCCATGACGGTCTGTCGGGCGACAATGTCTTCGAAGTAACCGGCTCGCCCCACCGCATCACGCCCCAGCGGATCGCCGAGGCTGCGCCCGCCTTCGCCGACCGGATCGCCCCCCTGCCCCATCCGCGCATCGCCGTGCTGATCGGCGGCAAGTCCAAGGCTTTCGACCTGACCGAGGCCCATGCGGCGGACCTGGCCGACCAGATCGCGCACGCCGTGCGAGCATATGGCGGCGCGCTGATGCTGACCTTCTCACGCCGCACGCCCGATGCGGCGAAGGCCGTCATGACCGCTCGCCTGTCGGACCTGCCGGACTGGATCTGGGACGGGACAGGCGACAACCCCCTGTTCGGCTTCCTGCATTTCGCCGACCACATCCTGGTCACCGAGGACAGCGCCAACATGGCCGCCGAAGCCGCTTCCACCGGCAAGCCGGTCCACGTCCTGCCGATGATCCCGCTGAAAGCCGGCGACAAGTTCGCTCGCCTGCACGACGACCTGCAATCGCGCGGCGCAACCCGTCCGTTCGACGGCGCGCTGGACGGCTGGACCTACGACCCGCTGGCCGAAACCGACCGCGCCGCGCGCGCCGTTCTGGAAGCGATGCGGACGCGATAG
- a CDS encoding PAS domain-containing protein — MTHPDVESPRWDEASRLDALKRYGVLDTPPETSFDDIAKLAARICDAPMAAVSLVDTQRQWFKAEVGLGVSETPRSQSFCAYAMLGEEAMVVTDAELDSRFAGNALVTGPPHIRFYAGHPLKTPDGVSLGALCVLDDKPRPEGLTELQTLALKTLADQVMNQLELRRALLDRDTSQRTARLAMEASAYVGAWDWDIVEDKVVADERFARMYGVDPVAAQAGAPIEMFTANVHPDDVERVRDEIDRAMSGDGVFLCEYRLIANGVERWVLVRGQTYFDAKGDAARLPGIAVDITDRRRIETDLAETARALSESEARFRVLADAMPQMVWSTLPDGFHDYYNARWYEFTGVPLGSTDGEGWNDMFHADDRDRAWSVWRRSLETGEPYEIEYRLRHHSGVYRWTLGRAVAVRDEAGEITRWFGTLTDIDELKRLEQGRELVSQELSHRIKNIFAVVTALVALSARQYPEAKAFSASLRTRIAALARAHEFVRPHTETSKTTIGATTLHSFLSDLFKAYADETGAPRVVIEGDDAVFDDQAATSVALLFHELATNAAKYGALSEKGGLVSLRTARNEDRFVLTWTETGGPPIQNPPARTGFGSSLATLSVQGQLGGRLDREWRPEGLKIIVDLPATALSRRRAAHDLRN, encoded by the coding sequence TTGACCCACCCTGATGTCGAAAGTCCTAGGTGGGACGAGGCAAGCCGACTGGACGCCCTCAAACGCTATGGTGTTCTGGATACACCCCCGGAAACGTCCTTCGACGACATCGCCAAGCTCGCGGCGCGGATCTGTGACGCGCCCATGGCCGCCGTCAGCTTGGTCGATACGCAGCGTCAGTGGTTCAAGGCCGAGGTCGGCCTTGGCGTCAGTGAAACGCCACGGTCCCAATCCTTCTGCGCCTACGCCATGCTTGGCGAGGAGGCCATGGTGGTGACGGATGCAGAGCTGGATTCCCGTTTCGCAGGCAACGCCCTGGTCACCGGCCCGCCGCACATCCGCTTCTACGCCGGCCACCCGCTGAAGACGCCAGACGGCGTATCGCTCGGCGCGCTGTGCGTCCTGGACGACAAGCCGAGACCGGAAGGCCTCACCGAACTCCAGACCCTGGCGCTGAAGACCCTTGCCGACCAGGTGATGAACCAGTTGGAGTTGCGTCGCGCCCTGCTGGACCGGGACACCAGCCAGCGCACGGCGCGTCTGGCGATGGAGGCGTCGGCCTATGTCGGGGCCTGGGATTGGGACATCGTCGAGGACAAGGTCGTCGCCGACGAGCGTTTCGCGCGCATGTACGGGGTCGATCCCGTCGCCGCTCAGGCCGGCGCGCCGATCGAGATGTTCACCGCCAATGTCCATCCTGACGATGTTGAGCGTGTGCGAGACGAGATCGATCGCGCCATGTCCGGCGATGGCGTATTCCTCTGCGAATATCGTCTGATCGCCAACGGCGTCGAGCGTTGGGTGCTGGTGCGCGGCCAGACCTATTTCGACGCCAAGGGGGACGCTGCTCGCCTTCCCGGCATCGCTGTGGACATCACGGACCGCCGACGGATCGAGACGGATCTGGCCGAGACGGCGCGGGCCCTGAGCGAGAGCGAGGCGCGGTTCCGCGTTCTCGCCGACGCTATGCCGCAGATGGTCTGGTCGACGCTGCCTGACGGCTTCCACGACTACTACAACGCCCGTTGGTACGAGTTTACCGGCGTGCCGCTCGGCTCCACGGACGGCGAGGGCTGGAACGACATGTTCCACGCGGATGATCGCGACCGCGCCTGGAGCGTCTGGCGTCGCTCACTGGAAACCGGCGAGCCCTATGAGATCGAGTACCGCCTGAGACACCACAGCGGGGTCTATCGTTGGACGCTGGGCCGCGCGGTCGCGGTGCGCGACGAAGCCGGCGAGATCACCCGTTGGTTCGGCACGCTGACCGATATTGACGAGCTGAAGCGGCTTGAGCAGGGGCGCGAGCTGGTCAGCCAGGAGCTGAGCCACCGGATAAAGAACATCTTTGCGGTGGTCACGGCACTGGTCGCCCTATCGGCGCGCCAGTATCCCGAAGCCAAGGCCTTCTCCGCCTCGCTGCGCACCCGGATCGCCGCCCTGGCGCGCGCGCACGAGTTCGTGCGTCCCCATACGGAGACGTCGAAGACCACGATCGGTGCGACCACGCTGCATTCCTTCCTGTCGGACCTGTTCAAGGCCTATGCGGACGAGACCGGCGCGCCGCGCGTCGTGATCGAGGGGGATGATGCGGTCTTCGACGATCAGGCGGCGACGTCGGTGGCCCTCCTCTTCCACGAACTGGCCACGAATGCGGCCAAGTACGGGGCCCTGTCCGAGAAGGGCGGGCTAGTCTCGCTGAGGACCGCCCGGAATGAGGATCGATTTGTGCTGACCTGGACCGAGACCGGAGGGCCGCCGATCCAAAATCCACCGGCGCGGACCGGCTTCGGTTCATCCCTCGCCACGCTGTCCGTGCAGGGACAATTGGGTGGACGGCTGGACCGCGAATGGCGTCCGGAAGGTTTGAAAATCATCGTCGATCTTCCGGCGACGGCGCTTTCACGCCGACGAGCCGCCCATGATCTCAGAAATTAG